One window of Thiomicrorhabdus lithotrophica genomic DNA carries:
- the orn gene encoding oligoribonuclease, translating into MKSDKNLIWIDLEMTGLEPKNHKIIEIATVVTDSELNVLAEGPVIAIQTEQSELDLMDEWCTTHHGNSGLTQRVQESQVSMQEAERMTIEFLKDYVPAGKSPMCGNSICQDRRFMVEQMPLLEQFFHYRNLDVSTLKELARRWAPKVYQSHQKSGAHLALADVLESIDELNHYRQYLLLPEFQKEIMPRLSD; encoded by the coding sequence ATGAAGTCAGATAAAAATTTAATTTGGATTGATTTAGAGATGACGGGTTTAGAGCCTAAAAATCATAAAATCATTGAAATTGCGACAGTGGTTACCGACAGTGAGCTGAATGTCTTAGCCGAAGGGCCTGTCATTGCAATTCAAACTGAACAGTCAGAGTTAGATTTAATGGACGAGTGGTGCACCACTCATCATGGAAATTCAGGCTTAACTCAACGTGTGCAAGAGAGTCAAGTTTCAATGCAAGAGGCTGAGCGCATGACGATTGAGTTTTTAAAAGACTATGTTCCGGCAGGGAAGTCCCCAATGTGTGGAAATAGTATCTGTCAAGACAGGCGTTTTATGGTTGAGCAAATGCCGTTGTTAGAGCAATTTTTTCATTATCGTAATTTAGATGTCAGTACCTTAAAAGAGCTCGCACGACGCTGGGCTCCAAAAGTTTATCAGTCGCATCAAAAAAGTGGGGCTCACTTAGCTTTAGCGGATGTTTTAGAATCTATTGACGAGCTAAATCATTACCGACAATATTTATTACTGCCTGAGTTTCAAAAAGAAATAATGCCTCGTTTGTCTGACTAA
- the ilvN gene encoding acetolactate synthase small subunit: MKHIISMLMENESGALSRVSGLFSARGYNIHALTVAPTEDDSLSRLTLVTSGTAAQIEQIVKHLNRLIDVVKVLDLTEGSHIERELMLIKLSATGDMREEYKRLADIFRGDIIDVTSTTYTVQMVGESKKLDAFIDAIDPVLILETVRSGTVGVLRGEKCLHV, encoded by the coding sequence ATGAAACATATAATTTCAATGTTGATGGAAAATGAATCAGGTGCACTTTCGCGTGTATCAGGGTTATTTTCAGCGCGTGGCTATAACATTCATGCTTTAACAGTAGCGCCTACTGAAGACGATTCTCTTTCACGTTTAACTTTGGTTACAAGTGGAACAGCGGCTCAAATTGAGCAGATTGTTAAGCACTTAAATCGATTAATCGATGTAGTAAAGGTTTTAGATTTAACAGAAGGTTCGCACATTGAGCGTGAATTAATGTTAATTAAGCTTTCTGCAACCGGTGATATGCGTGAAGAATACAAGCGTTTAGCGGACATTTTTAGAGGTGACATTATTGATGTTACTTCGACAACTTACACTGTGCAAATGGTAGGTGAGTCTAAAAAGCTAGATGCGTTTATCGATGCAATTGATCCTGTACTGATTTTAGAAACAGTACGCTCAGGAACAGTTGGTGTTTTACGTGGAGAAAAGTGTTTACACGTTTAA
- a CDS encoding c-type cytochrome, producing MKNTLIALAAAGLVSFGAAAQAGDATAGQSAYATCVGCHGAAAEGGVGPKLAGAVPAETVAKLKAYKAGEQVGPMTSMMAPMAAGLSDADMENIAAYVATL from the coding sequence ATGAAAAATACATTAATTGCACTAGCTGCGGCTGGTTTAGTTTCTTTCGGTGCAGCTGCTCAAGCTGGTGATGCAACTGCTGGTCAATCTGCTTATGCTACTTGCGTAGGTTGTCACGGTGCTGCTGCTGAAGGTGGAGTTGGTCCTAAGTTAGCTGGAGCTGTTCCTGCTGAAACAGTAGCTAAGCTTAAAGCTTATAAAGCTGGTGAGCAAGTTGGTCCTATGACTTCAATGATGGCTCCAATGGCTGCTGGTCTTTCTGACGCTGACATGGAAAACATCGCTGCTTACGTTGCTACTTTATAA
- a CDS encoding c-type cytochrome, translating to MKKLLIATLSTGLLLSANAQAEAPAAPAKSATCVGCHGADGNSMVPNFPKLAGQHASYTEKQLKDFRDGFRKDATMAAFAKGLTDAEIKELAAFYAAQTPK from the coding sequence ATGAAAAAACTACTGATTGCGACACTTTCAACAGGCTTACTTCTTTCTGCTAATGCGCAAGCTGAAGCACCAGCTGCTCCTGCTAAATCAGCAACGTGTGTTGGTTGTCACGGCGCTGACGGTAACAGCATGGTACCTAATTTTCCTAAACTAGCTGGTCAGCATGCTAGCTATACAGAAAAACAATTAAAAGACTTCCGTGACGGTTTCCGTAAAGATGCGACTATGGCTGCTTTTGCTAAAGGTTTAACGGATGCTGAGATTAAAGAATTAGCGGCTTTCTATGCAGCTCAAACACCTAAATAA
- a CDS encoding 4a-hydroxytetrahydrobiopterin dehydratase: MSNPNALIQELLNQHCEDMPKGSKSIIIPTIESNLSILDGWDAPLNYANIVKTFTFKNYHQTIAFVNAVTWLANKEDHHPKICFDYNSCEITLTTHNAKGLTMNDIIMAAKINALLD, translated from the coding sequence ATGAGCAATCCAAACGCTTTAATTCAAGAACTTTTGAATCAACATTGTGAAGATATGCCTAAAGGCAGTAAATCGATTATTATCCCAACTATTGAAAGTAATTTAAGCATTCTTGACGGCTGGGATGCGCCGTTAAATTACGCCAATATCGTAAAAACTTTTACCTTTAAAAACTACCATCAAACCATTGCGTTCGTAAACGCAGTGACTTGGCTAGCAAACAAAGAAGACCATCACCCTAAAATTTGTTTTGATTACAACTCTTGTGAAATTACCTTAACCACTCACAATGCAAAAGGCTTAACCATGAATGATATTATTATGGCTGCCAAAATTAACGCTCTTTTAGACTAA
- the rsgA gene encoding ribosome small subunit-dependent GTPase A: protein MAKRKLTQQQKRRVDDKNRAPKVEKNIQNSASHLGEEQPGLVITSFGKRVLVEDKLGNNYSCAIRQHLGKLVAGDKVVWQTDLEANMGVVVRVEPRTHELSRPGFRGQTRMIAANIDFIGIVMPVVPGIHPDMIDRYLVAAKQLDIPVVIIINKVDLLETDDDWEAIAALLEPYDALGIELIPASTVSNEGLQTLQEFMAEKNSVFVGPSGAGKSSLINALIPDLDIRVGQLSEATGLGKHTTTNSILYHLTRRIEGSDEMLATGNLIDSPGVRQFSPSPCELSELESYYPDFAPFLGHCKYKNCTHSIEPNCAILEAVEKEEIAVSRYQSFQRLLTEFKNAAEESKP from the coding sequence ATGGCTAAACGAAAGTTAACACAGCAACAAAAACGCCGAGTAGATGATAAAAACCGCGCTCCCAAGGTTGAAAAAAACATCCAAAACAGTGCTTCACATCTCGGTGAAGAGCAACCAGGCCTGGTTATTACCAGTTTTGGTAAACGTGTACTTGTAGAAGATAAATTAGGCAACAACTATAGTTGTGCTATTCGCCAACACCTTGGGAAATTGGTAGCTGGTGATAAAGTTGTTTGGCAAACGGATCTTGAAGCTAATATGGGGGTCGTTGTCAGAGTTGAACCGAGAACGCACGAACTTAGCAGACCTGGATTTAGAGGCCAGACTCGAATGATTGCTGCAAACATCGACTTTATAGGTATTGTCATGCCCGTTGTACCCGGTATTCATCCCGATATGATTGACCGTTACTTAGTTGCAGCAAAACAGCTTGATATCCCGGTCGTTATTATTATCAATAAAGTCGACTTACTAGAAACAGATGATGATTGGGAAGCAATTGCGGCTCTGCTTGAACCTTATGACGCATTAGGAATTGAATTAATACCCGCCTCTACTGTCTCAAATGAAGGCTTACAAACTCTGCAAGAGTTTATGGCTGAAAAAAACAGTGTTTTTGTTGGCCCATCTGGTGCGGGTAAATCCTCTTTAATTAATGCTTTAATTCCAGATTTAGATATACGAGTCGGTCAATTATCAGAAGCAACAGGCCTGGGTAAACACACCACAACCAATAGCATTCTTTACCACTTAACTCGCCGTATTGAAGGCAGCGATGAGATGCTTGCGACAGGTAACCTTATTGATTCTCCTGGGGTTCGCCAATTTAGCCCTTCCCCTTGCGAACTCTCAGAACTGGAAAGCTACTATCCTGACTTTGCCCCTTTTTTAGGACATTGTAAATACAAAAACTGCACACACTCCATAGAACCAAACTGCGCAATTCTTGAAGCTGTCGAGAAAGAAGAAATTGCTGTAAGCCGTTATCAAAGTTTTCAACGTTTACTTACCGAATTTAAAAATGCAGCAGAAGAATCGAAACCTTAA
- a CDS encoding M48 family metallopeptidase encodes MNWITPLFLSALFINLLIEVWLNIKNQFHIGKNREQVPEDFTEIVSLEAHQKAADYSRAKLQLGRLGLFYDAAIIWFMTLGGGFQSIYSIWLQSGLETQWLEVAFLLSTLWVLSILHLPFAILSTFKIEAEFGFNKTTPMKFITDLLKQWLLILALGLPLIWVVLSIMTNYIEQAWWFYTWVVWMSFQLIIMWAYPKWIAPIFNKFTPLEDEEMKTRITQLLERTGFESNGIFVMDGSSRSGHGNAYFTGMGKNKRIVFFDTLLETLTAEEVEAVLAHELGHFKHGHIRKRLIEGTVYSLIGLALLGWLIQLPEFYAGLGMQDQSPAIALLLFMTAVPVMFFFMGPIGAMKSRKHEFEADSFAAEHVGAEHLISALLKMYRDNASTLTPDPLYSAYHDSHPPAKIRIDHLKSLLSKQDNSQ; translated from the coding sequence ATGAACTGGATTACTCCACTCTTTTTAAGCGCACTTTTTATTAACCTTTTGATTGAGGTTTGGTTAAACATTAAAAACCAATTTCATATTGGTAAAAACCGCGAGCAAGTTCCAGAAGATTTCACTGAAATTGTTAGCTTAGAAGCTCATCAAAAAGCGGCTGACTATAGCCGAGCTAAATTACAACTTGGACGTTTAGGCCTTTTTTATGATGCTGCTATTATCTGGTTTATGACATTAGGCGGTGGTTTTCAAAGCATCTATTCTATTTGGTTGCAAAGCGGTTTAGAAACGCAATGGCTAGAAGTGGCATTTTTGTTATCAACCTTATGGGTTTTGTCAATTTTGCACCTACCATTTGCCATTTTAAGTACATTTAAAATTGAAGCCGAGTTTGGCTTTAATAAAACTACACCGATGAAGTTCATTACTGATTTACTTAAACAGTGGCTATTAATCTTAGCGCTTGGCCTACCACTTATTTGGGTTGTTTTAAGCATTATGACAAACTACATAGAGCAGGCCTGGTGGTTCTATACCTGGGTAGTGTGGATGAGCTTTCAGCTTATTATTATGTGGGCTTATCCAAAATGGATTGCCCCTATCTTCAACAAATTCACCCCTTTAGAAGATGAAGAGATGAAAACCCGTATTACCCAGCTTTTGGAACGTACAGGGTTTGAATCAAACGGTATTTTTGTCATGGATGGATCATCTCGCTCAGGTCACGGTAACGCTTACTTCACTGGCATGGGTAAAAACAAGCGTATTGTATTTTTTGATACGCTACTAGAAACTTTGACCGCTGAAGAGGTTGAAGCCGTTTTAGCTCACGAATTAGGTCACTTTAAACATGGACACATTCGTAAACGCCTTATTGAAGGTACCGTTTATAGTTTGATTGGCTTGGCTTTATTGGGCTGGTTAATTCAATTACCTGAATTTTATGCTGGTTTAGGCATGCAAGATCAATCTCCTGCCATCGCTTTATTACTGTTCATGACAGCCGTTCCGGTCATGTTCTTTTTTATGGGGCCAATTGGTGCGATGAAAAGTCGTAAACACGAATTTGAGGCTGACTCTTTTGCAGCAGAGCACGTTGGTGCTGAGCATCTTATTTCTGCTTTATTAAAAATGTATCGTGATAACGCTAGCACATTAACGCCTGACCCGCTGTATTCGGCTTATCATGACAGTCATCCACCCGCTAAAATTCGTATTGATCACTTGAAATCATTATTGAGTAAGCAAGACAATAGCCAATAA
- a CDS encoding acetolactate synthase 3 large subunit — protein MEMTGAQILVHYLEDEGVEHIWGYPGGAVLPIYDALDTDADKLSHVLVRHEQAAVHAADGYARSTGKPGVVLVTSGPGATNAVTGIATAYMDSIPMVCITGQVPTAMIGLDAFQEIDTVGITRPIVKHNFLVKDVNELADTLKKAFYLATTGRPGPVVVDIPKDIQTAKSSYVYPQEVDMRSYLPVTKGHSGQIKKAVEMMLSAKQPILYSGGGVVLGEAAAELTEMTHKLGFPIVQTLMGLGAFPASDKQSLGMLGMHGTYEANLSMHHSDLIIAIGARFDDRVTGNLEKFCPDAKIIHVDIDPASISKNVIVDIPIVGPVKQVLTEMNAILDKTELKSDEAALANWWSQIEEWRATDCLRYDTMGSKIKPQAAVQAVWEATNGDAYVTSDVGQHQMYAAQYYPFDKPRRWINSGGLGTMGFGLPAAMGVQMAFPDETVVCVTGEGSVQMNIQELSTCLQYGLPVKIICLNNGFLGMVRQWQEFFYERRYSMSYMESLPDFVKLAESYGHVGVRIEDPKTMKAQLAEVFSDKNKDRLVFVDILTDQQENVYPMIPAGAGLNEMILV, from the coding sequence GTGGAAATGACTGGTGCCCAAATCCTTGTACATTATCTCGAGGATGAGGGGGTAGAGCATATATGGGGTTATCCTGGTGGGGCTGTTTTGCCTATCTACGATGCCCTTGATACGGACGCTGATAAATTAAGCCATGTTTTAGTGCGTCACGAACAAGCTGCAGTGCATGCTGCAGATGGTTATGCGCGCTCTACAGGTAAACCAGGAGTGGTACTTGTAACTTCAGGACCAGGAGCAACTAATGCTGTCACTGGGATAGCAACAGCTTATATGGATTCAATTCCAATGGTATGTATTACTGGTCAGGTGCCTACGGCAATGATTGGTTTAGATGCGTTCCAAGAGATTGATACTGTTGGTATTACAAGACCTATCGTAAAACACAACTTCTTAGTTAAGGATGTTAACGAACTTGCTGATACGCTCAAAAAAGCGTTTTATTTAGCAACAACGGGCCGACCAGGCCCAGTTGTAGTTGATATTCCAAAAGATATTCAAACCGCCAAAAGCTCCTATGTATATCCACAAGAAGTTGATATGCGCTCCTATTTGCCTGTAACAAAGGGCCATAGTGGACAGATTAAGAAAGCAGTAGAAATGATGCTTTCAGCGAAGCAACCGATTTTATATAGCGGTGGTGGTGTTGTCTTGGGTGAAGCTGCGGCTGAACTCACTGAAATGACACATAAGCTTGGCTTCCCAATTGTGCAGACGTTGATGGGGCTAGGGGCATTCCCGGCTTCAGATAAACAGTCTCTTGGCATGTTGGGAATGCATGGTACTTATGAAGCTAATTTATCGATGCACCACAGTGATTTAATTATCGCTATTGGTGCACGTTTTGATGACCGTGTAACAGGTAATCTTGAGAAGTTTTGTCCAGATGCCAAAATCATTCATGTTGATATTGACCCAGCGTCAATTTCTAAAAATGTCATTGTCGACATCCCTATTGTTGGACCTGTTAAACAAGTTTTAACAGAGATGAATGCGATTCTGGATAAAACTGAATTGAAGTCTGATGAAGCAGCATTGGCTAATTGGTGGTCTCAAATTGAAGAGTGGCGTGCGACTGACTGTCTTCGTTATGACACGATGGGCTCTAAAATTAAGCCTCAGGCAGCGGTACAAGCCGTTTGGGAAGCAACTAACGGAGATGCTTATGTAACATCTGATGTTGGTCAGCACCAAATGTACGCAGCGCAATATTATCCGTTTGATAAGCCGCGTCGTTGGATTAACTCAGGTGGTTTAGGAACTATGGGCTTCGGTCTTCCTGCTGCAATGGGTGTGCAAATGGCATTTCCGGATGAAACGGTTGTTTGTGTAACAGGTGAAGGTTCTGTCCAAATGAATATTCAGGAACTTTCGACTTGTTTACAGTACGGCTTGCCAGTAAAAATTATCTGTTTGAATAATGGATTCTTAGGTATGGTTCGTCAATGGCAAGAGTTTTTCTATGAGCGTCGCTATTCAATGTCTTACATGGAGTCTTTACCTGACTTCGTTAAGTTAGCAGAATCTTACGGACACGTTGGTGTACGTATTGAAGATCCTAAGACAATGAAAGCACAGCTTGCAGAAGTTTTCTCTGATAAAAACAAAGACCGTTTGGTATTTGTCGATATTTTGACTGATCAGCAAGAGAACGTTTACCCAATGATTCCTGCTGGTGCAGGTTTGAATGAAATGATTTTGGTATAG